The Schizosaccharomyces pombe strain 972h- genome assembly, chromosome: I genome contains a region encoding:
- the rpp101 gene encoding ribosomal protein P1 yields MSASELATSYSALILADEGIEITSDKLLSLTKAANVDVEPIWATIFAKALEGKDLKELLLNIGSGAGAAPVAGGAAAPAAADGEAPAEEKEEAKEEEESDEDMGFGLFD; encoded by the exons ATGTCTGCATCTGAACTTGCTACCAGTTATTCAGCTCTCATTTTGGCTGACGAGGGTATTGAAATCACC TCTGACAAGCTCTTGTCTTTAACCAAGGCTGCCAACGTCGATGTTGAACCCATTTGGGCTACCATTTTCGCTAAGGCTCTTGAGGGCAAGGACCTTAAGgaacttttattaaacattGGCTCTGGTGCTGGTGCTGCTCCTGTTGCTGGCGGTGCTGCTGCTCCCGCTGCCGCTGATGGCGAAGCTCCTGCTGAAGAGAAGGAGGAAGCCAAGGAAGAGGAGGAATCTGATGAAGATATGGGATTCGGTTTGTTTGACTAA